In Lutra lutra chromosome 6, mLutLut1.2, whole genome shotgun sequence, the following are encoded in one genomic region:
- the LOC125102785 gene encoding 60S ribosomal protein L36a-like → MVNFPKTHQSFCRKCGKHQPHKVMQHKKGKDSLYVQAKQCYDRKQSGYGRQSKPIFRKKTKTTKKIVLKFKCVKPNCRSKRMLVIKRCENFEQGGDKKRKG, encoded by the coding sequence ATGGTGAACTTTCCTAAAACCCACCAGAGTTTCTGCAGGAAGTGTGGCAAGCACCAACCCCACAAAGTGATGCAGCACAAGAAAGGCAAAGATTCTCTTTATGTCCAGGCAAAGCAGTGTTATGACAGGAAGCAGAGTGGCTATGGTAGGCAGTCTAAGCCTATTTTCCGGAAAAAGACTAAAACTACAAAGAAGATTGTGCTGAAGTTCAAATGTGTCAAGCCCAACTGCAGATCTAAGAGAATGCTGGTTATTAAGAGATGCGAGAATTTTGAACAGGGAGGAGATAAGAAGAGAAAGGGCTAA